The DNA window TCCGCATCAGCTCCTCGCCGATGACGGTGGAGGGGACCTCCTTCTCCCCCATCCCCTGCAGGAGCCGCTCGATGCCCTGCACCGTCTCCTCCACCTGGTCCGCGGACACGGGGCGCTTCTCGCAGGCCTTCTTCAGGCCGCTCACGATCTTCTCGCGGTCGAAGGCCTCGCGCCGCCCGTCCTTCTTCACGATGAGCGGGTAGAGCTCCTCCACCCGCTCGTAGGTGGTGAAGCGGCGCTTGCACTGCAGGCACTCGCGGCGCCGGCGGATCACCGCCCCTTCATGCGACTCGCGCGAGTCGATGACCTTGTTCTCGGGGTCCTGGCAGAAGGGGCAGCGCAAGGGCGGGGCTCCGGAGGGGGGCGGGCGGGGGCTACTTCAGCCGGCTCGAGTAGAGGGGGAAGCTGCGGGTGAGCTCCTTCACGCGGCCGCGGATGGAGGCGAGGCGCG is part of the Aggregicoccus sp. 17bor-14 genome and encodes:
- the nrdR gene encoding transcriptional regulator NrdR, translated to MRCPFCQDPENKVIDSRESHEGAVIRRRRECLQCKRRFTTYERVEELYPLIVKKDGRREAFDREKIVSGLKKACEKRPVSADQVEETVQGIERLLQGMGEKEVPSTVIGEELMRRLQALDEVAYVRFASVYRSFRDIAEFMSELKDLLEDNRAQERGKGPALAHRVTPPVKG